A single Mytilus trossulus isolate FHL-02 chromosome 12, PNRI_Mtr1.1.1.hap1, whole genome shotgun sequence DNA region contains:
- the LOC134692316 gene encoding uncharacterized protein LOC134692316, which yields MMQHLQKFSIAASDISTTRKDLENTLFKLEGKLSKQMSVSRSYKQPNKIVKLGMFIMLYSVFVLIGFYFCGISIYSLEKANTSTKLLQTVDADVRTIHRMNEKLQSFFEIAMHGHMTEEQVETVIIMVADLYEYYHGYLLTNETILSVLTLETCHNDSMRTLNYEDTLFVFDLFFLVIDHRVNKLVNRLTSDVFVEIEDPLVRIASGIRASTFLRECYYLLLMGCRFNTEFDRIDSFFRYMNYAKGHMSSLFFKDFTDNTTVIIEAVNDFIKKYPSIDNFVPSSNQSCFEVIDSHLSINVSLQALDFTHEMIHQEILIKKVRVNLAEKYLTMITLLVLFASIIVAAFAVVYKCKLELVDDLKYCDNLLEQEINYENEFFKDTLSDVIPRQLFSSLDFDFDFKEKKSYKEPDYENLSDEVFHRESSTTNISNNRWYGANYGHSTPADIRMRHSRGERCSSSIHVHRRIEDVTLDDPYYQEVTVMMIDIANFNRLLNYLSANEVVNVVTYMTRLIDDRASFYDVFIASKGTSSYTVISGFTEEQRCYHASHIANMALDVSVSCGDLEIDSVPDCKLRLRIGIHTDSSCASIVTQPKTRFRIYGGILKTVQTLQKSSFPNKIQISDNTYKLLSRDRVYNTQKRGYIDLKNGKKICTHWLLGKRVSVVSVAPELNYRRRSTIVHPIELEQKPLYEFDAEEGMPPAWTHAHLFQPDDPTMPHCSFQSMSDLSSSRRYRTQGNVLFEETVI from the exons ATGATGCAACATTTACAGAAATTCAGCATAGCTGCTAGCGATATAAGTACAACTAGAAAAGATTTAGAAAATACACTCTTCAAACTCGAAG gaAAGCTTTCAAAGCAAATGTCAGTGTCTAGATCCTATAAACagccaaataaaattgttaaactgGGAATGTTTATCATGCTGTATTCTGTTTTTGtattaattggtttttatttttgtggaatcaGTATATATAGCCTTGAAAAAGCTAATACG agtACAAAATTACTGCAGACAGTTGACGCTGATGTACGGACAATTCACCGAATGAATGAAAAACTGCaatctttttttgaaattgCAATGCATGGTCATATGACGGAAGAACAAGTAGAAACAGTTATCATCATGGTGGCTGATCTCTATGAATATTACCATGGATACCTTTTGACCAATGAAACTATTTTGTCCGTCTTAACATTGGAAACTTGCCATAACGATAGTATGAGAACTTTAAACTATGAAGATACATTGTTTGTGTTCGATCTATTTTTCCTTGTCATAGATCATCGTGTTAATAAACTTGTGAACCGTTTAACGTCAGATGTATTTGTTGAAATTGAAGATCCACTGGTTAGAATAGCGTCTGGAATCAGAGCATCTACATTTCTTCGTGAATGTTATTATTTGCTCTTGATGGGTTGTCGTTTTAATACAGAGTTTGACAGAATAGATTCTTTTTTCAGATATATGAATTATGCCAAAGGTCACATGTCTTCATTGTTTTTCAAAGACTTTACCGACAATACAACTGTTATCATCGAGGCTGTAAAtgacttcataaaaaaatatccttcTATAGACAATTTTGTTCCTAGTAGTAACCAATCATGCTTCGAGGTGATAGATTCTCATCTATCTATCAATGTGTCTCTTCAAGCACTTGATTTTACTCATGAAATGATTCATCAGGAAATACTGATCAAGAAAGTACGTGTCAATCTagctgagaaatatttaaccatgATTACTTTGCTTGTACTATTTGCGTCTATTATTGTAGCTGCTTTTGCTGTTGTCTATAAATGTAAACTTGAACTTGTAGACGACTTGAAATATTGTGATAACCTGTTAGAACAAGAAATCAATTATGAAAACGAATTTTTCAAGGATACTTTATCAGACGTAATTCCAAGACAATTATTTTCGTCTTTAGATTTTGACTTTGATTTCAAAGAGAAAAAATCTTACAAAGAACCAGATTATGAGAATCTTTCAGATGAAGTATTTCATAGAGAGTCctcaacaacaaatatttccaACAATAGATGGTACGGTGCTAATTATGGGCATTCAACACCTGCAGACATAAGAATGAGACATTCACGCGGTGAGCGATGCAGCTCgtctatacatgtacatcgaCGAATCGAGGATGTCACTCTTGATGACCCCTACTACCAAGAGGTCACCGTGATGATGATTGACATTGCAAACTTCAATCGTTTGTTAAATTACTTGTCGGCAAACGAAGTTGTCAACGTTGTGACTTATATGACACGACTTATAGATGACAGAGCGTCTTTCTATGATGTTTTCATAGCCTCGAAAGGAACCTCATCATACACGGTTATTTCAG GTTTCACAGAAGAGCAAAGATGTTACCATGCATCACATATAGCCAATATGGCGTTGGATGTCAGTGTTTCATGTGGAGATTTAGAGATAGATAGTGTGCCAGATTGCAAATTACGCCTACGTATTGGTATTCATACAG ATTCCAGTTGCGCTTCAATAGTAACGCAACCAAAGACAAGATTTCGCATATATGGGGGTATATTGAAAACGGTACAGACACTACAAAAATCCTCATTTC cGAACAAAATACAGATTAGTGATAATACGTATAAACTACTGTCACGTGACCGAGTTTACAACACACAGAAAAGGGGTTATATAGATTTAAag AATGGAAAGAAAATTTGTACTCACTGGTTACTAGGGAAACGTGTTTCTGTCGTTTCTGTGGCACCAGAATTGAATTACAGACGTCGTAGTACCATCGTTCATCCTATTGAATTGGAACAGAAGCCTTTATATGAATTTGACGCAGAGGAAGGAATGCCTCCAGCATGGACGCATGCTCATCTTTTTCAACCTGACGATCCCACAATGCCTCACTGTTCTTTCCAGAGTATGTCGGATCTATCGTCATCACGACGCTACAGAACACAGGGAAACGTGTTGTTTGAAGAGACCGTGATATGA